The following nucleotide sequence is from Drosophila kikkawai strain 14028-0561.14 chromosome 2L, DkikHiC1v2, whole genome shotgun sequence.
tttctatttcccttgccatttttttttgcagctgGCCCTGGCAAATAAATATGCCAGCGCTTGCatattcagaaaaaaatcGATTCCCATTGCCAAATCAATCTGcatattaacaaataaaaaagaaatacaaagcaagttgtaaatatgtacataactTGGCCGTAGAAGTCACAGCCTGTTCCTGTCGTTTCTCTCTGCGAAAGTTTTTGGTCATGGTCGTTGCTTGCACTTTCCAGGCTTTTTTCGTGTGCCaaaggaaaattgaaaaactaatttccaataaacaaaatcaaagcaaaaagCCTCGCTTGCATCTGTGAAAGGAAAAATTCGGTTTGCATAAAATTACCATAATACAATTTCGATAATTTCCACAAACTATGTCGTTGACAGGGAAGCGGAAGAAGTGGCGCCCCAACTTGAGCTGCAACTTGGCTTAACTCGACTTGACTTCTGGCGACATTTCCTGCTCCTCAGGCCCCAGGATCCAGTCCCCGTCCCCGTCCCCGGGCGATGACAGGGTGAGCAACAACGTGTTAACAAGTATTTCCTCTGGACCCacattcttctttttttttggcacctAGAGTGAGAGTGACTGTGACAGCGAAGCGACAGCGTGTGGACCCATCAATCATGGTCCTTGTGACGTGTAGGGTCTTTACCGCCTAAGACAGCGGTGGGTTCAAGGCTGCTGACGTGACGCAAAGGTCAAACTGAGATTTATGGGGCGATTTGCAGCAGCCTGCAGGTGGGAAAGATTTATTGAAGATCTTAAAATAATCTATTTGTGAGGTTTCTAGAAAAATTATGCTTCCCTTTGATAGCAGATTGAAAGTTGAAAACTGCAAAAGTTATGTTATTATTCACTGCATCTGGTTGATTTACATTTCAACTACAAAGACTTATCTCTGGGTATATCTTATCATAGCCCAAAGATAGTGTAGTTACGTTCTCACACCTAATCGAGATAAGTCGCTTCACATTGCCAAGTATAAAGAGTCAAAGTCATTCATCAACAGGGCAGTATTTGCAAAATGTTCACTAAATACTCAGTACTTTGGGTGGCTTTCATTGTGATTTCTGTGAATGCACAGGGTAAggtagttttaaatattatttaacatttatttaaatcttaatataacacaattttttttagaatctACGAGTCTAAACCCCTCACAGTTTATAAAAATTGGCAAAGGATCATATTACATTGAGACTGTGTCTAGAAAAAACTGGTTTGCTGCCTACGAGTCCTGCCGTCAAATGAAGGCATCCCTTATCGCCTTCGAAAGCCTGGAGGAATGGAAGCTGGTAAATCAATACCTTCGGGATATGCAAATCTATAGAAAATACTGGACTGCCGGCACAGACTGGGCGGAGCAGGGAAAACATGTTTGGTTCTCGAATGGACAGCCACTGTCTTTGGACATTTGGCGAGCCGGAGAACCGAATAATTACAACGGAGACGAACACTGCGATGAGGCTGGACCGGCCTTGGCTGAATGACATTGTTTGCACGACACTGAGGATCTACATTTGCAAGGCACCAGAGGCACCGCCACAGACAGAGTGTCCAAGAGAGTCCTTGAGgagattaatattaataaagagCTTTTTTCAGGGAAGCTAAATAAGTCTTAgtctattttttaagaatttataaaatatatttattacctAAGAAGTCCCTCCATCACATCTCTCTTTACAGAAACATAAACTCTGGCATGTACAACAACCCTCAAGATTTCCCATCCTCTATTTGTATTTTCAAGTCGTATATCATTACACCTCGCTGATATGTCAAGCCATATCGCATTATATCGTGGGCGTATCTTTAGCCCCAAGTGTTTATCCAAGAGATGCCACAATGTTTTTGCGCGATGAGTGAGGAGGAGTCGAGGAGAGGCTGACAAACTTTGGCTTATGCACAATTCAGATTGCATTGTCAgcaatttttccatttttgaCTTTTTCCACATGCCAACTTCTCTACGAGCTATTGTTTTTTCTCCCATTGCCATTCCCTTCagagggttttttttttttttgttattttctagCTTACGCGCTTCGCCCGCACAGCGTAGACATGACAAATGATGTCAGCGCCCGTGCATAGTTTTCCGGAAAGGAAAACACGCAGTCGGGAGCACGGGATCTCCTCCTGACAGTGTTGAAAAATGTGCGCTGGAAAATCAACACAAACATttgccgccgcagcagcagcaacttggCCGCACTCGGGCGTGACATGTCGCGCTAAAAGTTTTTCCAGCGAAAAGTCCAACTCGGAGGGAGAAAGTTTCCAAGTCATATGAGAGGGCATTGATTATCATAATTGCAATGAGCTGAGCTCAGAAAGTCAAACGGCAACTAATGTGGGGGGAAACcagaataaaatacaaaaggcAAACATTAAAAGAAACACTTAATCCGCCAGAGGAATTACTTTATGAACTGACATCATCAAATAAGTTATTTTAAGCGCAGAGATTTCACTTTAAAGGGAGGCTTGATTTATGACGAAGCTAaggctataaataaaattaaatttgcttAGAATGTAAGACCTTCTGTGAGGCTTCATATAtgctaaaattattatttaaagtgggaaaataaatagatttaaagaaatattatctCATATTTAATCCCCTTCTTAAAACCAATCCTAAACAGCATTGAGACACATCCTCCTTTAGCCAAGTCTCGGAGAAATCCTAGGGAGCTCTGGCCAATCGTAGTTGCCCTTTGCCGGCACGCATCTTAAATGTAATTTGCATTTGAGGCAAGGCTTTCGCACAGCAGGGAAACCGTCTGGATTAAGGACTTAGCCCCCGTTGTCCTCCTTGGGCTAATTATAATTGTCTGTCTGGCAGGACACCGTCTGATTGTGAGAGTTGTGGCTGGCTGCGCTTAATTTGAGTTGCCGCAAAATGACTTTGCCAGCGCCCAagttgtaattaaattttgacaTCAACTGTCCGAGCTGCGACAGAGTACCAGTGTTTAGCTTTTGAGGATCATTGACCATCATTGCGATGTGCATTTATTGCAATTTATGCTAGATGGAGTTACTGGAAAATGTAGTTAACTTTTGTTTAAAGCAAAGCTACCTAAGAAAAGAGCCTGAGAGCCTCGAGCCCCGAACGTGGGATGAAATTAGCCTTAATAGTCTCATGTGTTACGGTGACCCTAGTTTAGCTATTTACTATAAACCCAGGCTCAGCTTACCAAACTCCTCCTCCTTAAATGCAAGATTTTCACAAGCATAAACTTCATCCGGGAAagcctttccttttttttccaggTTTTCCTGCGTGCATTTCTCCTTGTTATCCCTCGCCTTAAACTACTTACGCTCCGGGGCAGATGTGTG
It contains:
- the LOC108082143 gene encoding C-type lectin 37Da-like, with translation MFTKYSVLWVAFIVISVNAQESTSLNPSQFIKIGKGSYYIETVSRKNWFAAYESCRQMKASLIAFESLEEWKLVNQYLRDMQIYRKYWTAGTDWAEQGKHVWFSNGQPLSLDIWRAGEPNNYNGDEHCDEAGPALAE